A region of Octopus sinensis unplaced genomic scaffold, ASM634580v1 Contig18549, whole genome shotgun sequence DNA encodes the following proteins:
- the LOC115231455 gene encoding acidic mammalian chitinase-like: MPNIQDIYLTVKKLLFCYYTNWAKYRPGGFEFNDNDLANLCTHIIYAFCKIDANNLTLVSSDPKSDLPGGKFVAYILGKYNDYHRITSLKLLNPSLKVLLSVGGFHKMLNEFAFVSSNESNAEKFAKNIKIFLKKYNFDGFDINWEYPLDKKEAYTRLLKAVNKEFRKDLTTYILTAAVSVGMYTVQKSYEIKEISKLNIHIFTIRYLDYINLMTYHFYGISSNTVGHLTGLYGISDADKLNIDYVIRYWSKNGAPISKMLIGSPSYGHGFRTATKNPKLGDKTIEEFPAGPITKNSGVLAYIEAINSK, encoded by the exons aaaaactATTATTTTGCTATTATACGAACTGGGCGAAATACAGGCCAGGAGGATTCGAATTCAATGATAACGATCTCGCAAACCTctgtacacatataatatacgcaTTTTGCAAAATTGATGCAAATAATCTCACTCTTGTTTCAAGTGATCCAAAGTCGGATTTGCCTGGAGGTAAATTTGTTGCATACATATTAGGTAAATATAACGATTATCACCGAATTACTTCTCTTAAACTTTTGAATCCTAGTTTGAAAGTCTTGCTTTCTGTTGGAGGGTTTCACAAAATGTTAAATGAATTTGCTTTTGTATCAAGCAACGAATCCAATGCAGAGAAATttgcaaaaaatatcaaaatatttttaaagaaatataattttgacgGATTTGACATTAATTGGGAATATCCTTTAGATAAAAAAGAGGCATATACTCGACTGTTAAAAGCCGTGAACAAAGAGTTTCGGAAAGACTTAACAACCTATATTTTGACCGCAGCTGTTTCAGTCGGAATGTATACGGTTCAAAAATCCTATGagataaaagaaatttcaaagttAAATATTCACATTTTCACAATCAGATACCTTGATTATATCAATTTGATGACTTATCACTTTTACGGAATTTCGTCAAACACTGTTGGCCATCTTACTGGTTTATATGGAATAAGTGATGCTgataaattaaacatt GATTATGTTATTAGGTATTGGTCAAAAAACGGTGCGCCAATTTCAAAAATGCTAATTGGATCTCCTAGCTACGGACATGGATTCAGAACTGCAACAAAAAATCCAAAACTTGGGGACAAAACCATCGAAGAATTTCCCGCAGGACCGATAACAAAAAATTCAGGAGTGCTAGCATACATTGAGGCCATCAATTCTAAGTAA